One genomic window of Maribacter aquivivus includes the following:
- a CDS encoding 7-carboxy-7-deazaguanine synthase QueE codes for MKNEEVLEKVNKGVYLPLMEEFYTIQGEGFHKGTAAYFIRVGGCDVGCHWCDVKESWNAETHPPTAIEQIVDNAAKYSDTIVITGGEPLMWDMDPITKALKDKGLKTHIETSGAYTLSGDWDWICLSPKKNKLPEGRIYDEAHELKVIVYNKHDLIFAEEQAAKTNTDCILYLQPEWSVRDKVVPMIVDYVMKNPKWKVSLQTHKYLNIP; via the coding sequence ATGAAAAATGAGGAGGTACTTGAGAAAGTGAATAAAGGGGTGTATTTACCCTTAATGGAAGAGTTTTATACCATACAGGGTGAAGGCTTTCATAAAGGAACTGCAGCTTACTTTATTCGTGTTGGAGGGTGTGATGTTGGTTGCCACTGGTGCGATGTAAAAGAGAGCTGGAATGCAGAAACGCATCCACCAACTGCCATTGAACAAATTGTTGATAATGCCGCTAAATATTCTGATACTATTGTTATTACAGGCGGAGAACCTTTAATGTGGGATATGGACCCAATTACAAAGGCATTAAAAGATAAAGGTCTAAAAACGCATATTGAAACTTCTGGTGCCTACACGCTTTCTGGCGATTGGGATTGGATCTGTCTTTCACCTAAGAAAAATAAATTACCTGAAGGTCGTATCTACGACGAAGCCCATGAGCTTAAAGTCATTGTTTATAACAAGCATGATTTGATTTTTGCTGAAGAGCAAGCCGCTAAAACTAACACTGATTGTATTTTATATCTACAGCCAGAATGGAGTGTTAGGGATAAGGTAGTACCAATGATCGTTGACTATGTAATGAAAAACCCTAAATGGAAAGTGTCATTGCAAACACATAAGTATTTGAATATTCCTTAA
- a CDS encoding bifunctional 5,10-methylenetetrahydrofolate dehydrogenase/5,10-methenyltetrahydrofolate cyclohydrolase → MELLDGKKVSNEIKEEIKAEVAKMKERGEKVPHLAAIIVGSDGASLTYVGSKVRSCERIGFESTLIQMPSTTSEQELLNKIKELNVDDDIDGFIVQLPLPEQIDTQKVIMAVDPDKDVDGFHPTNFGKMALDMSTFIPATPFGILELLERYKVDTKGKHTVVIGRSHIVGRPMSILMGRKGWPGNSTVTLTHSHTKNITQIISQADIVISALGVPKFLKAEMVKDDAVVIDVGITRVPDETKEKGYYITGDVDFENVSKKASFITPVPGGVGPMTIAMLLKNTLLARERHRSRN, encoded by the coding sequence ATGGAATTATTGGATGGTAAAAAAGTATCCAACGAAATAAAAGAGGAGATCAAGGCAGAGGTTGCCAAGATGAAAGAACGTGGTGAAAAAGTACCACACTTGGCAGCAATTATTGTTGGTAGTGATGGTGCTAGTTTAACCTATGTAGGTAGTAAAGTGCGCTCTTGTGAGCGTATAGGTTTTGAATCTACTTTAATTCAAATGCCTAGTACCACTTCTGAGCAAGAATTATTGAACAAGATTAAAGAACTGAACGTTGATGATGATATTGACGGTTTTATTGTTCAATTGCCTTTACCAGAGCAAATAGATACCCAAAAGGTGATTATGGCCGTGGATCCAGATAAGGATGTTGACGGATTTCACCCTACCAATTTTGGTAAAATGGCGTTAGATATGAGTACGTTCATACCTGCTACTCCGTTTGGGATTCTTGAATTGTTGGAACGCTACAAGGTAGATACAAAAGGTAAACACACCGTAGTAATTGGTCGTAGCCATATTGTAGGAAGACCTATGAGTATTCTAATGGGTAGAAAAGGATGGCCAGGTAACTCGACCGTAACACTTACTCATAGTCACACTAAAAATATTACCCAAATTATTTCACAAGCAGATATTGTTATCTCTGCATTAGGAGTTCCTAAATTCTTGAAAGCAGAAATGGTAAAAGATGATGCTGTTGTAATTGATGTGGGTATTACTAGAGTGCCAGACGAGACTAAAGAAAAAGGATATTATATTACGGGTGATGTTGATTTTGAAAATGTAAGCAAAAAAGCATCGTTCATTACTCCTGTACCTGGTGGGGTTGGTCCTATGACCATTGCAATGCTATTGAAAAATACATTGTTGGCCCGTGAGAGACATAGAAGTAGAAACTAG
- a CDS encoding FecR family protein yields MQDNYLAKWLNDELTEAELAEFKKSEAYETYQKIKDSSARLESPEFDMDKAWESIDQTKTEEETKVFILSPFKKFLRVAAVVAVLLAGSFFYLSTLNKSFTTDYAENKSITLPDASEVILNAESELTFNEKKWDSNRNVDLKGEAYFKVAKGKKFTVETSEGLVTVLGTQFNVETREDYFEVTCFEGLVSVTINGEETKLPAGNSLLTINGKSTLSKAMVNSEPTWLAKESSFKSIPLHYVLDELQRQFNVDVNAKGIDTAQLFTGSFSNENLELAIKSISVPLQIKFNLDGNKVLFYAEEAP; encoded by the coding sequence ATGCAAGACAATTACTTAGCAAAATGGCTTAATGATGAATTGACAGAAGCCGAGTTGGCGGAGTTCAAAAAGTCTGAAGCTTATGAAACATATCAGAAAATTAAAGATTCTTCCGCTCGCTTAGAATCTCCTGAATTTGATATGGATAAAGCATGGGAATCTATTGATCAGACGAAGACCGAAGAAGAAACAAAGGTATTCATACTATCACCTTTTAAGAAATTTCTTCGTGTAGCCGCTGTAGTGGCTGTATTGCTTGCTGGGTCATTCTTTTATTTAAGCACATTAAATAAATCTTTTACTACAGATTACGCTGAGAATAAATCAATCACTTTACCAGATGCCTCTGAAGTTATCTTGAATGCCGAATCTGAATTGACTTTCAATGAGAAAAAATGGGATTCCAATAGAAATGTAGACCTAAAAGGTGAAGCATATTTTAAAGTAGCGAAAGGGAAAAAATTTACAGTAGAAACTTCTGAAGGATTAGTAACCGTGTTAGGAACTCAGTTCAATGTAGAAACCAGAGAAGACTATTTTGAGGTTACCTGTTTTGAAGGCTTGGTAAGTGTAACCATCAACGGTGAGGAAACTAAGTTACCCGCAGGCAATTCATTATTGACTATTAATGGCAAAAGCACCCTATCTAAAGCTATGGTTAATAGCGAACCAACTTGGTTAGCAAAAGAAAGTTCTTTTAAAAGTATTCCGCTACACTATGTTTTAGATGAGTTACAACGACAATTTAATGTTGATGTTAACGCTAAAGGTATTGATACTGCTCAACTTTTTACAGGCTCATTTAGCAACGAAAACTTAGAACTTGCCATCAAGAGCATTAGCGTTCCTTTACAAATTAAGTTTAACTTAGATGGGAACAAAGTGCTGTTCTATGCTGAAGAAGCACCTTAA
- a CDS encoding alpha/beta fold hydrolase — protein MPVFLQKLIPKLIGFYFNIIVWFSPKKAAYKAFLVFTKVRKGRVLPNQKTFLDQAKLEVLSLDQNEIQVYNWPGNKVTVLLVHGWESNTWRWHKLIERLQQADYNIIAFDAPAHGYSSGNMLHVPLYAETVQQVLNKYKPTTVIGHSMGGMTVLYNESLHPNKTLEKIVTIGSPSEFHEILTHYKNLLGFNSKVLKALKNLVYNKFKFTVEEFSSSKFVQSNTKNGLLFHDKFDMIAPYHASVDVHKHWKGSELVSTEGLGHSMHQDGVNNKIVEFLNQE, from the coding sequence GTGCCAGTATTCCTTCAAAAGCTTATACCTAAATTAATAGGATTCTATTTTAATATAATTGTTTGGTTTTCTCCAAAGAAAGCCGCTTACAAGGCTTTTTTAGTATTTACAAAGGTTAGAAAAGGTCGCGTACTGCCAAATCAAAAGACATTTTTAGATCAAGCCAAACTAGAGGTATTATCATTAGATCAAAATGAAATTCAAGTATACAACTGGCCTGGAAACAAAGTAACTGTTTTACTAGTACATGGTTGGGAAAGTAATACCTGGCGCTGGCATAAACTTATAGAAAGGTTACAGCAGGCAGATTACAATATTATTGCTTTTGATGCTCCTGCACATGGGTATTCTTCAGGCAATATGTTACATGTACCGCTTTATGCAGAAACCGTACAGCAGGTATTAAATAAATACAAACCAACAACAGTCATAGGACATTCTATGGGAGGTATGACTGTTTTATATAATGAGTCTTTACACCCAAACAAAACTTTAGAAAAAATAGTAACGATAGGCTCACCATCAGAATTTCATGAAATACTTACGCACTACAAAAACTTACTAGGATTTAATAGTAAAGTCTTAAAAGCATTGAAAAACTTAGTGTACAATAAATTTAAATTTACGGTTGAGGAATTTTCAAGTTCGAAGTTTGTTCAGAGCAACACGAAAAACGGATTACTTTTTCATGACAAGTTTGATATGATAGCTCCGTACCACGCCTCTGTGGATGTCCATAAACATTGGAAAGGAAGTGAATTGGTAAGCACAGAAGGCTTAGGCCATTCTATGCACCAAGATGGCGTGAACAATAAAATAGTTGAATTTTTAAATCAGGAATAA
- a CDS encoding alpha/beta hydrolase-fold protein yields MRKNLLVLVVVAFIMGCSEPPKLEHKFTIDVSYSAEVDSLAKDGRLLLMLSSDDSDEPRFQINDGLNTQLIFGMNVENWAKDSVLTFDENVFGYPYESLKDVPPGEYNVQALLNVYETFNLSTGHTVKLPMDNGEGQQWQKSPGNLYSKPFKIRVASNGFENVSVDLNQVIPPIEEPEDTKWIKHVKVKSEKLSEFWGRDIFLGAHVLLPKGFEEHPEAKYPLMVFHGHFPSDFGGFRTTPPDPKMKPEYSERFSLEGYNVIEQQEAYDFYKRWNEPDFPRFIIIEIQHPTPYYDDSYAVNSANQGPYGDAITYELIPEIEKQFRGMGEGWSRFLYGGSTGGWEALAVQVKYPDEYNGCFAACPDPIDFRAYTLTNIYDDENAYFYKSAHKTLEVPSHRNYLGQIQSTLRQGNHLELVLGDKSRSGQQWDIWEATYSPQGKDGYPQRIWDKKTGDINPKVAEYWKENFDLRHILERDWDKLGDNLKGKIHIYCGDMDNYYLNNAVYLMEDFLESTTDPYYEGEVLYGDRDEHCWNGDPDQPNAITRLRYNSMYVPKIMERIEKSAPKGADLTSWRYK; encoded by the coding sequence ATGAGAAAAAATCTTTTGGTTCTAGTGGTCGTAGCTTTTATAATGGGGTGTTCAGAACCTCCTAAATTAGAGCATAAGTTTACAATTGATGTAAGTTATTCAGCTGAGGTAGATTCATTAGCAAAAGATGGTCGTTTGCTGCTTATGCTTTCTTCCGACGATAGTGATGAACCAAGGTTTCAAATTAATGACGGACTCAATACGCAACTGATTTTCGGTATGAATGTGGAGAATTGGGCTAAAGATTCTGTGTTGACTTTTGATGAAAATGTATTTGGTTATCCATATGAAAGCTTAAAAGATGTACCACCGGGGGAATATAATGTGCAGGCACTTTTAAACGTGTATGAAACTTTTAACCTTTCTACTGGTCATACGGTAAAGTTGCCAATGGATAATGGTGAAGGTCAGCAATGGCAAAAATCACCGGGTAACTTATATAGTAAGCCTTTTAAAATTAGAGTAGCCAGTAACGGCTTTGAAAATGTGTCGGTCGATTTAAATCAGGTGATTCCACCAATTGAAGAGCCAGAAGATACCAAATGGATAAAACATGTAAAGGTGAAGTCAGAAAAACTTTCTGAGTTTTGGGGTCGCGATATTTTCTTAGGAGCCCATGTATTGCTCCCTAAAGGATTTGAAGAACATCCGGAAGCTAAGTATCCCCTAATGGTATTCCACGGCCATTTTCCATCAGATTTTGGCGGATTCAGAACTACGCCTCCAGATCCTAAAATGAAACCAGAGTATTCTGAACGATTTAGTTTAGAGGGTTATAATGTTATTGAACAGCAAGAAGCCTATGATTTTTATAAGCGATGGAACGAGCCAGATTTTCCTCGTTTTATCATTATTGAGATTCAGCATCCTACACCATATTATGATGATTCTTATGCCGTAAACTCCGCTAATCAAGGTCCGTATGGCGATGCTATTACCTATGAACTTATCCCTGAAATAGAAAAACAGTTTAGGGGAATGGGAGAGGGGTGGTCTCGTTTTCTTTATGGTGGATCAACCGGTGGTTGGGAAGCTTTGGCGGTACAGGTAAAATATCCAGATGAGTATAATGGTTGCTTTGCGGCTTGCCCAGACCCTATAGATTTTAGAGCGTATACCTTAACCAATATCTATGATGATGAAAATGCCTATTTCTACAAGAGTGCTCATAAAACTTTAGAAGTACCATCGCATCGTAATTACTTAGGGCAAATTCAATCAACATTAAGACAGGGTAATCATTTAGAATTGGTATTAGGCGATAAATCTAGGTCAGGTCAGCAATGGGATATTTGGGAAGCAACTTATTCTCCCCAAGGTAAAGATGGTTATCCGCAGAGAATTTGGGATAAAAAGACTGGCGATATCAACCCTAAGGTAGCTGAATATTGGAAAGAGAATTTCGATTTAAGACATATTCTAGAACGCGATTGGGATAAGTTGGGCGATAACCTAAAAGGAAAAATCCATATCTATTGTGGCGATATGGATAATTACTACTTAAATAACGCAGTGTACCTAATGGAAGATTTCTTGGAGAGTACTACAGATCCTTATTATGAAGGAGAGGTGTTGTATGGAGATCGAGACGAACATTGTTGGAACGGAGATCCGGATCAACCGAACGCTATTACGCGTTTAAGATATAACAGTATGTACGTTCCTAAGATTATGGAACGTATAGAGAAAAGTGCACCAAAAGGAGCAGATTTAACGAGTTGGAGGTATAAATAA
- the ffh gene encoding signal recognition particle protein, which yields MFDNLSDKLDKALHVLKGHGQITEINVAETTKEVRRALLDADVNFKIAKEFTNRVKEKALGQDVLTTLQPGQLMVKIVKDELTQLMGGESEGINLSGNPSIILMSGLQGSGKTTFSGKLANFLKTKKSKKPLLVACDVYRPAAIDQLHVVGEQIDVPVYSDRENTDPVSIAQAGIAKAKAEGFNVVIIDTAGRLAVDEKMMAEISDIHKAIQPQETLFVVDSMTGQDAVNTAKAFNDILNFDGVILTKLDGDTRGGAAISIKSVVDKPIKFIGTGEKMEAIDVFYPSRMADRILGMGDVISLVERAQEQFDEEEARKIQKKIAKNKFGFDDFLSQIQQIKKMGNMKDLMGMIPGAGKALKGLDIDDDAFKHIEAIIYSMTPEERSTPSKLNASRKKRIAKGAGREVQEINQLLKQFDQMSKMMKMMQGGGGKKMMQMMGAMKGMK from the coding sequence ATGTTCGATAATTTAAGCGATAAGCTAGATAAGGCCTTACATGTACTAAAAGGACATGGTCAGATTACAGAAATTAATGTTGCAGAGACTACCAAAGAAGTACGCCGAGCCTTATTAGATGCGGATGTTAACTTTAAAATAGCCAAAGAATTTACCAATAGGGTAAAAGAGAAGGCATTGGGGCAAGATGTATTGACCACCTTACAACCTGGTCAGTTAATGGTTAAGATTGTAAAAGATGAATTAACTCAATTAATGGGTGGTGAGTCTGAAGGTATTAATCTATCTGGCAATCCTTCTATTATTTTAATGTCTGGTTTACAAGGTTCTGGTAAGACTACCTTTTCTGGTAAGCTTGCAAATTTCCTAAAAACTAAAAAATCTAAAAAACCATTATTGGTTGCCTGTGATGTTTATCGTCCGGCGGCAATAGATCAATTGCATGTAGTAGGTGAGCAAATTGATGTTCCTGTATATTCTGATAGAGAAAATACTGATCCGGTTTCTATTGCTCAAGCAGGTATTGCTAAGGCAAAGGCAGAAGGTTTTAATGTTGTTATTATTGATACCGCTGGTCGTTTAGCTGTTGATGAGAAAATGATGGCAGAGATATCTGACATCCATAAAGCTATACAACCTCAAGAGACTTTGTTCGTAGTAGATTCTATGACGGGTCAAGATGCTGTAAATACGGCAAAAGCCTTTAATGATATCTTGAATTTTGATGGGGTTATCTTAACCAAATTAGATGGTGATACCCGTGGTGGTGCCGCTATATCTATTAAATCGGTTGTTGATAAGCCTATTAAGTTTATTGGTACTGGTGAAAAGATGGAAGCTATTGATGTTTTCTATCCGTCACGTATGGCAGATCGTATCTTGGGTATGGGTGATGTTATTTCACTTGTAGAAAGAGCGCAAGAGCAGTTTGATGAAGAAGAGGCTAGAAAGATTCAAAAGAAGATTGCCAAGAATAAATTCGGATTCGATGATTTCCTGAGCCAAATTCAGCAAATCAAGAAGATGGGTAATATGAAAGACCTTATGGGGATGATTCCTGGTGCAGGAAAAGCCTTAAAAGGTTTGGATATTGATGATGATGCCTTTAAGCATATTGAAGCAATTATTTATTCAATGACACCAGAAGAACGTTCTACACCTTCTAAATTAAATGCTAGTAGAAAAAAACGTATTGCAAAAGGTGCAGGAAGAGAAGTTCAGGAAATCAACCAGCTTTTAAAGCAATTTGATCAAATGAGCAAGATGATGAAAATGATGCAAGGCGGCGGCGGTAAGAAGATGATGCAGATGATGGGCGCTATGAAAGGAATGAAATAA
- a CDS encoding helicase HerA-like domain-containing protein — protein MAGTEDFFDHIEKGYATKGDYINMGAAMLNGEAVTNAFVKIPLKTLNRHGLIAGATGTGKTKTLQVLAENLSEKGIPVMLMDLKGDLSGLAQPSPGHAKIDERHAKIGFPFKASSFPVEILSLSEQDGVKLRATVSEFGPVLLSRILDLSETQSGIVAVVFKYCDDQKMPLLDLKDFKKVLQYATGAGKAEFTKEYGRISTSSTGTILRKIIELEQQGAELFFGEKSFDVNDLTRIDEKGRGYINILRLTDIQDRPKLFSTFMLSLLAEIYDTFPEQGDSDRPELILFIDEAHLIFKEASKALLDQIESIVKLIRSKGIGLYFVTQNPTDVPNDVLSQLGLKVQHALRAFTARDRKAIKLTAENYPESEFYDTKEVLTSLGIGEALISALDEKGRPTPLAATLLRAPMSRMDVLTDKELKEVNDKSSLVKKYGEVIDRESAYEILNEKIETAEKLAEKEKSKPAARKKTSRASTRQNPVIKVLTSATFIRGVLGVLKKVMR, from the coding sequence ATGGCCGGTACCGAAGATTTTTTTGACCACATAGAAAAGGGATATGCTACGAAAGGCGATTACATTAATATGGGCGCAGCTATGCTTAATGGTGAAGCTGTTACTAATGCATTCGTAAAAATTCCGTTAAAAACTTTAAACAGGCACGGGCTTATTGCAGGTGCTACGGGTACTGGTAAAACCAAAACATTGCAAGTGCTTGCAGAGAATTTATCTGAAAAAGGTATTCCTGTAATGTTGATGGATTTAAAAGGAGATTTAAGCGGGTTGGCACAACCTAGTCCAGGTCACGCAAAAATAGACGAGCGTCACGCAAAAATTGGTTTCCCGTTCAAAGCAAGTAGCTTTCCTGTTGAGATACTTTCGTTATCTGAGCAAGACGGTGTAAAGTTAAGAGCCACGGTTTCTGAATTTGGACCTGTATTATTATCACGTATACTTGACCTCTCTGAAACACAATCGGGTATTGTTGCCGTAGTATTCAAATACTGCGATGACCAAAAAATGCCATTGTTAGATTTAAAAGATTTCAAAAAAGTATTGCAATATGCAACAGGAGCCGGCAAAGCGGAATTCACAAAAGAATACGGCCGTATTTCTACAAGTTCTACCGGTACAATTCTTAGAAAAATTATTGAATTAGAGCAACAAGGTGCTGAATTGTTTTTTGGTGAAAAATCTTTTGATGTAAATGACCTTACCCGTATTGATGAGAAAGGCAGAGGCTATATCAACATTTTACGCCTAACAGATATTCAAGACAGACCAAAGTTATTCTCTACATTTATGTTGAGCTTATTGGCAGAAATATATGACACGTTCCCTGAACAAGGCGATAGTGACAGACCAGAGTTAATATTGTTTATAGATGAAGCACATCTTATTTTCAAAGAAGCTTCAAAAGCATTATTGGATCAAATAGAAAGTATTGTTAAACTAATACGTTCAAAAGGTATTGGTTTGTATTTTGTAACCCAAAACCCAACAGATGTACCAAATGATGTATTGTCGCAATTAGGGTTAAAAGTGCAACATGCATTAAGGGCATTTACCGCTAGAGATAGAAAAGCTATTAAATTGACGGCAGAAAACTACCCAGAATCTGAGTTCTACGACACCAAAGAAGTACTTACCTCATTAGGTATTGGCGAGGCTTTGATATCTGCATTAGATGAAAAAGGTAGGCCTACGCCACTTGCAGCCACATTACTGCGTGCTCCTATGAGCCGTATGGATGTCTTGACAGATAAAGAATTAAAAGAAGTAAATGACAAATCTTCATTAGTAAAAAAATATGGTGAGGTTATAGATCGAGAAAGTGCTTATGAAATTCTAAATGAAAAGATAGAAACTGCAGAAAAGTTAGCCGAAAAAGAAAAGAGCAAACCTGCAGCAAGAAAAAAAACAAGCCGAGCGAGTACTAGACAAAACCCGGTAATAAAGGTATTAACAAGCGCTACTTTTATTAGAGGCGTACTTGGAGTATTAAAAAAAGTGATGAGATAG
- a CDS encoding transporter substrate-binding domain-containing protein, with product MFKTFDHYLKILLFTIVICFEIGCSPKLSNSEKYTVNSIESGSDILNNIYQKQTLRVGTTGDFKPFSYIVDSTGNYTGIDIKMGKDLAKSLGVKVEFIETSWPTLMSDLMENKFDIGMCGVTITPKRKKISFFSIPVYSSGKAAITRDENALKYNSIEKINNKEVRVIFNPGGTNEAFARANFPKATLILNEDNLSIFQKLVDNEADVMVTDAIETLIQQQIHKELAAVNPNAPFNSFDFGYLLPKDTVFKTVVDNWLLEKKKDSLIIKLLYKEIDKHQ from the coding sequence ATGTTTAAAACTTTTGACCACTATTTAAAAATATTATTATTTACTATAGTAATCTGCTTTGAAATAGGATGTAGCCCAAAACTATCCAATTCAGAAAAATACACTGTTAACAGTATTGAAAGTGGTTCTGATATACTAAATAACATTTACCAAAAACAAACTTTAAGAGTTGGAACAACTGGTGATTTTAAGCCTTTTTCATATATAGTAGATTCAACCGGCAACTATACCGGAATTGATATAAAAATGGGAAAGGATTTAGCAAAATCTTTAGGTGTAAAAGTTGAATTCATTGAAACTAGCTGGCCAACACTAATGTCAGATTTAATGGAAAATAAATTTGATATTGGTATGTGCGGAGTTACAATTACTCCTAAAAGAAAAAAAATATCCTTTTTTAGTATACCAGTATATTCAAGTGGTAAAGCTGCTATTACTAGAGATGAGAATGCATTAAAATATAATTCAATTGAAAAAATTAATAACAAAGAGGTAAGAGTTATTTTTAATCCTGGCGGCACCAATGAAGCTTTTGCAAGGGCAAATTTCCCAAAAGCTACGCTAATTCTTAACGAAGACAATCTTAGTATTTTTCAAAAATTGGTAGATAATGAAGCAGATGTAATGGTCACAGATGCGATTGAAACATTAATTCAACAACAAATTCATAAAGAACTAGCTGCGGTAAATCCAAATGCCCCATTCAACAGTTTTGATTTTGGATATCTTCTTCCAAAAGACACCGTATTCAAAACTGTAGTAGACAACTGGCTTTTAGAAAAGAAAAAAGATAGCTTAATTATTAAGTTACTATATAAAGAAATTGATAAACATCAATAA
- a CDS encoding VOC family protein produces the protein MQNVTPFHIAIPVHNLAECRTFYRDILNCEEGRSSDHWVDFNLFGHQLVIHYKPKSETESVHHNPVDGHDVPVPHYGVVLPWDTFQSFSEELKSKGVKFVIEPYVRFEGKVGEQATMFFYDPAGNALEFKAFKDMGQLFAK, from the coding sequence ATGCAAAATGTAACACCTTTCCATATTGCCATTCCCGTTCATAATTTAGCGGAATGCAGAACTTTTTACAGAGATATTTTGAATTGCGAAGAAGGTCGTAGTAGTGACCACTGGGTAGATTTCAATTTATTCGGACATCAATTGGTGATACATTATAAACCTAAATCTGAGACGGAAAGCGTTCACCATAATCCTGTAGATGGTCATGATGTACCAGTACCGCATTACGGAGTAGTTTTACCGTGGGATACTTTTCAAAGCTTTTCAGAAGAGCTGAAATCAAAAGGTGTAAAGTTCGTCATTGAACCATATGTTCGTTTTGAAGGTAAAGTTGGTGAACAAGCTACCATGTTTTTTTATGACCCAGCTGGCAATGCTTTAGAGTTTAAAGCTTTTAAAGATATGGGACAGTTGTTTGCTAAATAG
- a CDS encoding aldo/keto reductase: MKYRRFGRTDWQVSEVGYGMWGMAGWTASDDAQSAKSLDLAVENGVNFFDTAWGYGEGHSEELLGELVKRHPSKKLYTASKIPPKNFQWPAKPEYAFEDSYTTEHIMEYTHKTLKNLGLEQIDLMQFHTWDDGWSDREEWQRAIEDLKTSGKVVAMGISMNRWEPENGIKALKTGLLEAVQVIYNIFDQAPVDNLFPLCKALDIATIARVPFDEGTLTGTMTKETTFPEGDWRGTYFVPENLISSVEHADALRPLIPEGMTMAEMALRFILMNDNVDTTIPGMRKQRNVLANTATSDGKLLSIELYEELKKHRWDRVPTSWSQ, from the coding sequence ATGAAGTACAGAAGATTTGGAAGAACAGATTGGCAAGTAAGTGAAGTAGGATACGGAATGTGGGGAATGGCTGGTTGGACGGCTAGTGACGATGCCCAATCTGCAAAATCGTTGGACTTGGCAGTTGAAAACGGAGTCAATTTCTTTGATACCGCTTGGGGTTATGGAGAAGGACATAGTGAGGAGCTGTTGGGTGAGTTGGTAAAAAGACATCCTTCTAAGAAGCTATATACGGCAAGTAAGATTCCACCAAAAAACTTTCAATGGCCAGCAAAACCTGAATATGCTTTTGAAGATTCTTATACCACAGAGCATATTATGGAATACACTCATAAGACTCTGAAGAATTTAGGGTTAGAGCAAATAGACCTTATGCAATTCCATACATGGGATGATGGTTGGAGCGATAGGGAAGAATGGCAACGCGCTATTGAAGATTTAAAGACTTCAGGTAAAGTAGTGGCAATGGGTATTAGTATGAACCGTTGGGAGCCTGAAAATGGTATAAAAGCTCTAAAAACAGGATTGTTAGAAGCTGTACAGGTCATTTACAACATATTCGATCAAGCGCCAGTAGATAACTTGTTTCCGCTTTGTAAAGCGCTAGATATAGCAACCATTGCGCGTGTACCTTTTGATGAAGGTACATTGACAGGAACTATGACGAAAGAAACTACGTTCCCTGAAGGCGATTGGCGTGGCACTTATTTTGTACCTGAGAATTTGATTTCTTCGGTAGAACATGCCGATGCTTTAAGACCATTAATTCCTGAGGGAATGACCATGGCAGAAATGGCGCTTCGTTTTATTTTAATGAATGATAATGTTGATACTACTATACCTGGTATGCGTAAGCAACGTAATGTGTTGGCTAATACTGCAACTAGTGATGGTAAATTACTATCTATTGAACTGTATGAAGAATTAAAAAAGCACCGTTGGGATAGAGTGCCAACTTCTTGGTCGCAGTAG
- a CDS encoding RNA polymerase sigma factor, giving the protein MKTDQQLNVCEEQVYKRVFNETSKTIFNYIYYKFGNEEKANDAVQEAFVKLWENCAKVAPEKAKSYLYTVANNLYLNVIKAERVRLKYADATLKTTNESPEFIMEENQFKEKLDNALNSLPENQRTTFLLNRIDGKKYAEIAEMEGVSVKAIEKRMHLALKSLREQIDGI; this is encoded by the coding sequence TTGAAAACAGACCAACAACTAAATGTATGCGAAGAGCAGGTTTACAAAAGGGTTTTTAACGAAACGTCTAAAACCATCTTCAATTATATTTATTACAAATTTGGTAATGAAGAAAAAGCGAACGATGCCGTACAAGAAGCATTTGTAAAGCTGTGGGAGAATTGCGCCAAGGTAGCACCAGAAAAAGCGAAATCATATTTATATACGGTAGCCAATAATCTGTACCTTAATGTAATTAAGGCAGAAAGGGTTCGGTTAAAATATGCCGATGCTACTTTAAAGACCACCAATGAATCTCCGGAGTTTATTATGGAGGAAAATCAGTTCAAAGAAAAATTGGACAACGCATTGAATAGTCTACCTGAAAATCAACGCACTACTTTTTTATTAAATAGGATAGACGGAAAAAAATATGCCGAAATAGCAGAAATGGAAGGTGTAAGCGTCAAAGCAATAGAAAAAAGGATGCATTTAGCACTTAAAAGTTTGAGAGAGCAAATTGATGGAATTTAA